The Methanococcoides methylutens MM1 genome has a window encoding:
- a CDS encoding DHH family phosphoesterase gives MREECTECGGKGYEVISTEKCSECKGTGKSKSVNLMSLSQKDVGSFLKDGSVCPKCGGSGEVEVRRSCEKCNGTGAFYKCDVCGKPIDGPINGKEACSTCGKVDIVHVLDDSCNQDELEVGKLYQAKVNNIANFGVFVDMNSNLRGLIHSSNLSTPLEPGDQVVVEVKEVRRDGKMDLIPRHVKEFNIVEVEKSIPIRKSTELDKFIGKLIKVEGEVIQVKQTGGPTIFTISDEEGLISCAAFERAGERAYPEIDADMIVTATGEVTARADRLQVEVKSMKRLSGAKEAAVKKRIDEILDKRAEPAEIEFLVESEILEKLRPAMRQVAREIRKAIMKSKPILLRHHADADGMTAAVAIERAILPMITEINGADAEYHYYKRAPSKAPFYEMPDVTKDISYALEDAARHGQKLPLVVMVDNGSTEEDVPSMRQAQVYGIDMVVVDHHHPDEIVDQYLLGHVNPAHVGGDFGMTAGMLATEVARMINPDVTEEIKHLPAIAAVGDRSEAEEAEVYKQMVSDKYSLQDLKDIALALDFEAYWLKFSSGKGIVDDIMDLGDKSRHKKIVKLLCEQANSMIDEQLTACMPNVKSQDLPNGAVLNVLDVENFAHKFTFPAPGKTSGEVHDRMCQKLEGKPVVTIGYGPDFAVIRSKGVLMNIPQMVRELHEEIVGGGVNGGGHLVVGSIKFVEGKRTDVLSKLVEKVGSVGVE, from the coding sequence ATGAGAGAAGAGTGCACTGAATGTGGAGGCAAGGGATATGAAGTTATCTCCACTGAAAAATGTTCCGAATGCAAAGGTACAGGAAAATCAAAGTCTGTCAACCTTATGAGCCTTTCACAAAAGGACGTGGGAAGCTTTTTGAAAGATGGTTCCGTTTGTCCGAAATGCGGTGGAAGCGGGGAAGTTGAAGTAAGAAGATCATGTGAGAAGTGCAACGGTACCGGTGCCTTCTATAAATGTGATGTATGCGGCAAACCCATCGACGGTCCGATCAACGGCAAAGAGGCCTGCAGTACATGTGGTAAGGTAGATATCGTGCATGTGCTGGATGATTCCTGTAACCAGGATGAGCTTGAGGTCGGTAAGTTGTATCAGGCCAAAGTTAACAACATTGCGAATTTTGGTGTTTTCGTAGATATGAACTCCAACCTTCGCGGACTCATACATTCAAGTAATCTCAGTACTCCTCTTGAACCGGGAGATCAGGTTGTCGTCGAGGTCAAGGAAGTACGTCGTGATGGAAAGATGGACCTGATCCCAAGGCATGTAAAGGAGTTCAACATAGTTGAAGTGGAAAAATCCATTCCTATTAGGAAGTCCACAGAGCTCGATAAGTTCATTGGTAAACTTATTAAGGTCGAGGGTGAGGTCATACAGGTCAAGCAGACCGGTGGGCCTACCATATTTACAATATCAGATGAGGAAGGTCTAATCTCATGTGCTGCATTTGAGCGTGCAGGAGAACGTGCCTATCCGGAGATCGATGCTGACATGATAGTAACCGCCACAGGCGAAGTGACAGCACGTGCTGACAGGCTTCAGGTGGAGGTCAAGAGCATGAAACGTCTCTCCGGGGCAAAGGAAGCAGCCGTCAAGAAGCGGATCGACGAGATCCTTGACAAAAGGGCTGAACCTGCAGAGATCGAATTCCTGGTAGAGAGCGAGATCCTTGAAAAGCTCAGGCCTGCAATGCGTCAGGTGGCCAGGGAGATCAGAAAGGCCATTATGAAGTCAAAGCCGATCCTTCTCCGTCATCATGCCGATGCGGACGGAATGACTGCAGCAGTTGCCATTGAGAGGGCTATTCTCCCGATGATAACAGAGATCAACGGCGCTGATGCAGAATATCATTATTACAAGCGTGCACCATCCAAAGCACCATTCTATGAGATGCCAGATGTCACAAAGGATATTTCCTATGCACTTGAGGATGCTGCCAGGCACGGACAGAAATTGCCACTGGTGGTCATGGTGGACAATGGTTCCACGGAAGAGGATGTTCCGTCCATGAGACAGGCCCAGGTCTATGGTATAGACATGGTAGTTGTGGACCACCATCATCCGGACGAGATCGTTGACCAGTACCTGCTGGGCCATGTGAACCCTGCACACGTTGGCGGGGATTTCGGAATGACCGCAGGTATGCTTGCAACCGAAGTTGCACGTATGATCAATCCTGATGTGACGGAAGAGATCAAGCACCTTCCTGCAATTGCTGCAGTTGGTGACCGCTCCGAGGCAGAAGAGGCAGAGGTCTACAAACAGATGGTCTCTGATAAATATTCACTCCAGGACCTCAAGGACATTGCCCTTGCTCTTGACTTCGAGGCATACTGGCTTAAGTTCAGTAGTGGCAAAGGCATTGTTGATGACATCATGGACCTTGGGGATAAGTCAAGACATAAGAAGATCGTGAAACTGCTGTGCGAGCAGGCAAATTCAATGATCGATGAGCAGTTGACCGCATGCATGCCGAATGTAAAATCTCAGGATCTGCCAAACGGCGCTGTCCTGAATGTGCTGGATGTTGAGAACTTTGCACACAAGTTCACGTTCCCTGCACCTGGCAAGACCTCTGGCGAGGTACATGACCGCATGTGCCAGAAGCTTGAAGGCAAACCTGTGGTAACCATTGGCTACGGACCCGACTTCGCTGTTATCCGTTCAAAGGGCGTTCTTATGAACATCCCGCAGATGGTTCGCGAACTTCATGAGGAGATCGTAGGTGGCGGTGTGAACGGTGGTGGACACCTTGTGGTGGGAAGCATCAAGTTCGTAGAAGGAAAACGTACTGACGTCCTCTCCAAACTGGTGGAGAAGGTCGGTTCTGTGGGAGTGGAGTAA
- a CDS encoding orotate phosphoribosyltransferase-like protein has protein sequence MNNIEEMIQKAVELQANGFVTGQIANELNVSRETVTWLLTRSKKDVVPPAPKDISVNWSSIGQNSFRLKCVSQALCDMVAESLETTDETAEVVIGIGLSGIPIATIMAEELDLDFAIFHDYDDKKEKSRQRGIFSRNFADVREKNCIIVDDVVSSGATITDVVEQLRDVNANPVAIAVILDKMNSDSIANVPLSSLVRITRVD, from the coding sequence ATGAATAATATAGAAGAAATGATCCAGAAAGCAGTTGAACTGCAGGCTAACGGTTTTGTCACAGGTCAGATAGCAAACGAGCTCAACGTATCCCGGGAAACCGTAACATGGCTTTTGACACGTTCAAAGAAGGACGTCGTTCCACCTGCACCAAAGGACATATCCGTTAACTGGAGCAGTATCGGACAGAATTCTTTCAGGCTCAAGTGCGTATCACAGGCACTCTGTGATATGGTCGCAGAGTCATTGGAAACTACAGATGAGACAGCTGAAGTAGTGATAGGTATCGGACTTAGCGGAATACCTATAGCTACAATAATGGCAGAAGAGCTTGACCTTGATTTTGCTATTTTCCACGACTATGATGACAAGAAAGAGAAGAGCCGACAGAGAGGTATCTTCAGCAGGAACTTTGCTGATGTAAGGGAAAAGAACTGCATCATAGTGGATGATGTGGTCTCATCAGGTGCCACCATCACAGATGTGGTTGAACAGCTCCGTGATGTAAATGCAAATCCTGTTGCAATCGCCGTAATTCTTGACAAGATGAACTCAGATTCCATTGCAAATGTACCACTGAGCTCACTGGTACGCATCACACGCGTGGACTAA
- a CDS encoding NOB1 family endonuclease codes for MTFYITDSAVFIYGYDGDTSQFITVPAVRNEMKSQEAAMRFEIACETGTRVEQPDPDIRKKVVSLSKETRDVEELSDTDIDILAKAYEYKDDSILLTDDYAVQNVASVLGIKFQPIAQKKIKDVLVWGKKCTACRRKFDKGDECPVCGSPLKKVRRRKL; via the coding sequence ATGACATTCTATATTACAGACTCTGCAGTTTTTATTTATGGCTACGACGGCGACACTTCTCAGTTCATAACAGTACCTGCTGTCAGGAATGAGATGAAAAGCCAGGAAGCTGCCATGCGTTTTGAGATCGCCTGCGAAACGGGAACGCGGGTTGAGCAGCCCGATCCCGACATCAGGAAAAAGGTAGTTTCACTTTCCAAAGAGACGAGGGATGTTGAGGAGCTTTCGGATACGGATATCGATATCCTGGCAAAGGCATACGAATACAAGGATGACTCGATCCTGCTCACCGATGATTATGCCGTCCAGAACGTCGCTTCTGTCCTTGGCATTAAATTTCAGCCCATTGCACAGAAAAAGATAAAGGACGTGCTTGTATGGGGAAAGAAGTGCACTGCATGCCGACGTAAGTTCGATAAAGGAGACGAATGCCCTGTTTGCGGATCACCACTGAAGAAGGTCAGGAGAAGAAAACTATAA
- a CDS encoding ATPase domain-containing protein — MNLMRSEILGLDKILKGGFPRPSAILIAGPAGTGKTTIAMQSIFTASEKKEVCMYVTSLNEPIAMVNNFMSKLSFYNISLLSTGNMNYIPIGTETLDKGIYSFMWNLEESIEKIKPDRIVIDPITAIGSTLDKEAKRRFYYDLFLRMKKWDALVIATGEFTKEELLTSDLSHVSDGVIYLSDDEVNKRRVRHLEILKLRGQGYSTGKHPFTITDEGMILHRQELPEPDIPYSTNRVPTGVPGLDTMTKGGVFEGSTTLISGSSGTGKTTIGTQFIAEGANSGEKGLIVSFVESDDQTVNNSKSIGHDISEHISAGLVNVIYTSPSYLEPGEHAIRLRDMIKERDIKRVFVDDVHVFNELMTPYDAKDHIKLLAEIFKSNGITSMFAQGADSIGATQDVNDYGMDASVLLSLREREDQTEKTISVLKIRGSAHDTGIRQFEIRDSGVDIILPSSQ, encoded by the coding sequence ATGAATCTGATGCGATCTGAGATATTGGGGCTTGACAAAATCCTTAAAGGTGGATTCCCACGACCTTCTGCCATATTGATAGCGGGTCCTGCGGGTACCGGAAAGACCACAATTGCAATGCAATCGATCTTCACGGCTTCCGAAAAGAAGGAAGTATGCATGTATGTAACTTCCCTTAACGAACCCATTGCAATGGTCAACAACTTCATGTCAAAGCTCAGTTTTTACAATATCTCCCTGCTGTCCACAGGCAACATGAACTACATACCTATCGGCACCGAAACACTTGACAAAGGCATCTACTCGTTCATGTGGAACCTGGAGGAATCCATTGAGAAGATAAAGCCGGACAGAATCGTCATTGACCCGATAACTGCTATTGGCAGTACTCTTGACAAGGAGGCAAAACGCAGGTTCTACTACGACCTGTTCCTTCGCATGAAAAAATGGGATGCCCTTGTGATCGCAACAGGGGAATTCACAAAAGAGGAGCTCCTGACAAGTGACCTGAGCCATGTTTCTGACGGCGTCATCTACCTTTCCGACGACGAGGTCAACAAACGCCGGGTTCGCCACCTTGAGATCCTTAAACTGAGAGGCCAGGGATACAGTACCGGCAAGCATCCATTTACAATAACAGATGAGGGAATGATCCTCCACAGGCAGGAACTGCCTGAACCGGACATACCATATTCCACCAACCGTGTTCCAACAGGGGTTCCCGGGCTTGACACCATGACAAAAGGAGGCGTATTCGAAGGTTCAACAACCCTCATCTCCGGCAGTAGTGGTACCGGCAAGACCACCATCGGAACACAGTTCATTGCAGAAGGAGCAAATTCCGGTGAAAAAGGACTCATCGTTTCCTTTGTGGAATCCGATGATCAGACGGTCAACAATTCAAAGTCAATCGGACATGATATCAGCGAGCATATCTCAGCAGGACTTGTCAATGTAATCTACACCAGCCCTTCATACCTGGAACCCGGGGAACATGCCATAAGGCTTCGCGACATGATCAAGGAAAGGGACATTAAACGTGTTTTTGTGGACGATGTCCATGTGTTCAATGAACTCATGACACCTTATGATGCAAAGGACCATATCAAACTCCTTGCAGAGATATTCAAGTCCAACGGCATAACCTCAATGTTCGCACAGGGAGCAGATTCCATCGGAGCAACGCAGGACGTCAATGACTACGGAATGGATGCATCTGTCCTGCTTTCCCTGAGAGAAAGGGAAGACCAGACAGAAAAAACGATCTCCGTGCTCAAGATACGCGGAAGCGCACACGACACCGGAATAAGGCAGTTCGAAATAAGGGATTCCGGGGTTGACATCATATTGCCATCCTCCCAATGA
- a CDS encoding NAD+ synthase, producing the protein MEMEKAKEIIVDFISKKLEEAGIPGAVVGISGGIDSALVAYLTVEALGAENVMGIHMPEDSTPESEINDAKEVAERLGIDFKIVNISDILATYKDTMPDIEEATAPVDGNLKARVRMSVLYYYANMLGRVVMGTGNKTEILLGYFTKYGDGGVDLEPIGDLYKTEVREMSQMLGLPESILNKAPSAGLWEGQTDEADLGVTYENIDKVLEPILAGEGHERVSERTGVPLEDISSLLRRLRANIHKRTTPPIADLDELRED; encoded by the coding sequence ATGGAAATGGAAAAAGCGAAGGAAATCATTGTGGATTTTATCAGTAAAAAGCTCGAAGAGGCAGGGATCCCGGGAGCCGTTGTGGGGATCAGCGGCGGGATCGATTCCGCACTTGTGGCATACCTTACTGTTGAAGCCCTGGGTGCTGAGAATGTAATGGGTATCCACATGCCTGAGGATTCAACCCCCGAATCTGAGATAAATGATGCAAAGGAGGTTGCAGAAAGGCTGGGTATCGACTTCAAGATCGTAAATATCTCTGACATCCTTGCTACTTACAAGGACACGATGCCTGATATCGAAGAGGCTACAGCTCCTGTGGACGGGAATCTGAAAGCAAGGGTAAGGATGTCCGTCCTTTACTACTATGCCAATATGCTTGGCAGGGTCGTGATGGGAACCGGGAACAAGACCGAGATCCTTCTTGGTTACTTCACAAAATACGGCGATGGCGGTGTTGACCTTGAGCCTATAGGTGACCTTTACAAGACCGAGGTCAGGGAGATGTCACAGATGCTTGGGCTTCCTGAAAGCATTCTTAACAAGGCACCTTCTGCAGGACTCTGGGAAGGCCAGACCGATGAGGCTGACCTTGGTGTTACTTACGAGAACATCGACAAGGTGCTTGAACCTATACTTGCAGGCGAAGGCCATGAGCGCGTCAGTGAAAGGACCGGTGTTCCTCTGGAGGACATCTCTTCACTGCTGAGACGCCTTCGAGCTAACATACACAAAAGGACAACTCCTCCAATAGCTGATCTGGATGAGCTTCGGGAAGACTAA
- a CDS encoding tRNA(Ile)(2)-agmatinylcytidine synthase — MIIAIDDTDSREGMCTTYLCAALMDELKEYGNVIGSPILIRLNPTIPYKTRGNASTAFEIKTENPEKVMDHVISRVEELAELQSEMTNPGIVFIPDNDQERVKEELRNFFLKAVREVLEIEDAKNLIAELGLPSKGLKNGRGLIGALAACGAMLNPGWDYTYEYLAYRERNAWGTPREVDEESVRKADLATYPDTWDTVDCANDLVVCVPHAGDPVLFGIRGNSVDVVTKTSQMIESEPVERYMVYRTDQGTDLHLIPADRIADIRDMHSYTIEVTVATEPETIRGGHTIFSIQDEHGDEMDCAAYEPTKNFREVVRKFIPGDRVVFSGSVKNSTLNIEKMKIVSLEEQYESVNPTCTDCGKRMKSAGKGQGYRCKKCGTSADSAEIVKVGRDLETGTYEVPPCARRHLAMPLVRCQDKKKEKEGDGKIFPSR, encoded by the coding sequence ATGATCATAGCCATAGATGATACGGATTCCAGGGAAGGAATGTGCACAACATACCTGTGTGCAGCATTGATGGATGAGCTGAAAGAGTACGGGAACGTCATAGGCAGCCCTATACTCATACGCCTCAATCCTACAATACCCTACAAGACCCGGGGAAATGCATCTACGGCCTTTGAAATTAAAACCGAGAATCCGGAAAAGGTCATGGACCATGTGATCTCCAGAGTTGAGGAACTTGCAGAGCTCCAGAGCGAGATGACAAACCCGGGTATCGTGTTCATCCCCGACAATGACCAGGAAAGAGTAAAGGAAGAACTCCGGAACTTCTTCCTGAAAGCCGTACGAGAAGTACTGGAAATTGAGGATGCAAAAAACCTTATCGCAGAACTTGGCCTGCCATCAAAAGGACTGAAGAACGGACGAGGACTCATAGGTGCCCTTGCCGCCTGCGGTGCAATGCTCAACCCGGGCTGGGATTACACTTACGAGTACCTCGCCTACAGGGAAAGGAACGCCTGGGGAACTCCGAGGGAAGTAGATGAGGAAAGTGTGAGAAAGGCAGACCTTGCAACCTACCCGGACACCTGGGATACCGTGGACTGTGCGAACGACCTCGTGGTCTGTGTACCACATGCCGGGGACCCTGTACTTTTCGGCATCCGTGGAAACAGCGTGGATGTGGTCACAAAGACCTCACAGATGATTGAATCCGAACCAGTAGAACGCTATATGGTTTACCGGACAGACCAGGGTACCGATCTTCACCTGATACCTGCAGACAGGATCGCGGATATCAGGGATATGCACTCTTATACAATTGAAGTGACAGTTGCAACCGAACCGGAGACCATCAGGGGAGGACATACCATATTCTCCATCCAGGATGAACATGGAGATGAGATGGACTGTGCTGCCTATGAGCCGACCAAGAACTTCAGGGAGGTTGTCCGTAAGTTCATCCCCGGTGACAGGGTCGTATTCTCAGGCAGTGTGAAGAACAGCACGCTGAACATCGAGAAGATGAAGATCGTTTCCCTTGAGGAACAATATGAATCCGTTAATCCCACATGCACTGATTGTGGAAAAAGAATGAAATCCGCAGGTAAGGGTCAGGGTTATCGCTGCAAGAAATGTGGGACCTCTGCGGATTCAGCCGAAATTGTGAAGGTTGGAAGAGATCTGGAGACCGGAACATACGAGGTCCCGCCCTGTGCACGCAGGCATCTTGCAATGCCCCTTGTGCGCTGTCAGGATAAGAAGAAAGAAAAAGAAGGAGACGGGAAGATATTCCCGTCAAGGTAA
- a CDS encoding transcriptional regulator → MTKDILIHQIIDVLELAGFTVSNRCNIRPRSFDIAARQDNTLLFCKVLYNIDGLNEETAREMIALAEYLGGYPILVGAKTRDQMLEDSVVYMRYDIPAVNVQTLFDYFVENVPPLVSAAPGGLYVSIDGDVLKDARTEISMSLGALASELGVSRRTISKYEEGQMDASIDIVLHLEEILDVALAKSIDILRTFEKEMDGKNVKEEEPERTTPPNDNILNLIYTLGYDVLSTNQAPFKAVSKDYSSTFLTGVSEYSSAMLKRAHLMSSISDVIRTQSIFIVEGKSRYESVENTVLIEREELNSLSDADDLETLINERARHRSEN, encoded by the coding sequence ATGACTAAGGATATTCTGATTCATCAGATCATTGACGTATTGGAGCTTGCCGGTTTCACCGTGTCAAATCGATGTAATATCAGACCTCGGAGTTTCGATATCGCTGCACGTCAGGATAATACGCTCCTATTCTGTAAGGTCTTATACAACATTGACGGTCTGAACGAAGAAACTGCCCGGGAGATGATAGCCCTGGCGGAGTATCTTGGTGGCTATCCGATACTGGTGGGTGCAAAGACACGTGACCAGATGCTTGAGGACAGCGTAGTGTATATGAGATACGATATACCTGCGGTCAACGTCCAGACACTTTTTGATTATTTTGTAGAGAATGTCCCTCCGCTTGTTTCAGCAGCACCCGGAGGGCTCTATGTATCCATAGATGGTGACGTACTGAAGGATGCAAGAACGGAGATATCTATGTCACTGGGAGCCCTTGCTTCCGAGCTTGGTGTGTCCCGCCGTACCATCAGTAAATATGAAGAAGGGCAGATGGATGCCTCCATCGACATCGTGTTACATCTTGAGGAGATTCTGGATGTAGCTCTGGCGAAATCCATTGATATCCTGCGAACCTTCGAGAAAGAGATGGATGGCAAGAATGTCAAAGAGGAAGAGCCGGAGAGGACAACTCCTCCCAACGACAATATCCTGAACCTGATCTATACGCTTGGCTATGATGTCCTTTCAACGAACCAGGCCCCATTCAAAGCGGTATCCAAGGACTATTCCAGCACTTTCCTTACAGGGGTGAGTGAATACAGCAGTGCAATGCTAAAGCGTGCCCACCTGATGAGCAGTATCTCTGATGTCATCAGAACGCAGTCTATCTTTATTGTTGAAGGTAAGAGCAGGTATGAATCTGTGGAGAACACTGTACTTATAGAACGGGAAGAGCTGAACTCGCTGTCCGATGCTGATGACCTTGAGACCCTTATCAATGAAAGGGCAAGGCACAGAAGTGAGAACTGA
- the purN gene encoding phosphoribosylglycinamide formyltransferase, which produces MTLNIAVLVSGRGSNLQSIIDNIENGYIPDAAIKVVVSDKGDAYALERANDHGIDGVFIDPSAFGGKKGYEKEVLKTLEKYDTELVILAGYMRIIGSDLIEAYRNRIMNIHPALLPSFMGLHAQKQAFDYGVKVAGCTVHFVDEGMDTGPIILQRSVPVLEDDTEDTLADRILEQEHKIYPEAVKLFVEDRLKVDGRKVSIS; this is translated from the coding sequence ATGACTCTCAATATTGCAGTTCTTGTCTCTGGACGCGGTTCGAACCTGCAGTCCATCATTGATAACATTGAAAATGGCTATATTCCGGATGCTGCCATCAAAGTGGTTGTCAGTGACAAGGGAGATGCATACGCACTTGAGAGAGCTAACGATCACGGTATCGATGGTGTGTTCATAGACCCTTCAGCCTTTGGCGGTAAGAAGGGGTATGAGAAAGAGGTCCTTAAGACGCTTGAAAAATATGATACGGAACTTGTTATCCTTGCAGGATACATGCGTATCATTGGCAGCGATCTGATTGAAGCTTACAGGAACCGCATAATGAACATCCATCCCGCACTTCTGCCATCCTTCATGGGACTTCATGCACAGAAGCAGGCATTTGATTACGGTGTCAAGGTCGCCGGCTGCACAGTGCATTTCGTTGATGAGGGCATGGATACCGGACCTATAATACTCCAGAGATCTGTTCCCGTCCTTGAAGATGATACCGAGGACACGCTTGCAGACCGCATTCTGGAGCAGGAACACAAGATCTATCCTGAGGCCGTGAAGCTGTTCGTTGAGGACAGGTTGAAGGTCGACGGAAGGAAAGTATCTATTTCATAA
- the glyA gene encoding serine hydroxymethyltransferase, with translation MSYISDIDPEIANALELEAERQDFKLNLIASENFTSRAVMEAQGSIMTNKYAEGYSGKRYYGGCEFVDIAENLAIERAKDIFGAEHVNVQPHSGSGANMSVYFSVLKPGDKIMSMDLSHGGHLSHGSPVSFSGQLYDIVPYGVSKETEELDYEALMEMAKEEKPQMIVVGASAYSRIIDFKAFRDIADEVGAYLLADIAHIAGLVAAGVHPNPFPYADFVTTTTHKTLRGPRGGMVMCKEEYAKGIDKSVFPGIQGGPLMHIIAAKAVAFKEAQGEAFKKDQEQTVKNAKALCAALQERGFDIVSEGTDNHLMLLNLNKYDITGKDAEVVMSKAGIVINKNTIPFETRGPFITSGLRAGTPASTTRGMKEAEMVEIADFFETILNNKDDDKVLEAVNADVQELCSRFPIYEHLK, from the coding sequence ATGTCTTACATTTCAGATATCGACCCAGAAATTGCCAATGCATTGGAATTGGAAGCAGAGCGTCAGGATTTCAAGCTGAACCTTATTGCTTCAGAGAACTTCACCAGCCGTGCTGTCATGGAAGCACAGGGCTCCATCATGACCAACAAGTACGCAGAAGGTTACTCCGGAAAGCGCTACTATGGTGGCTGTGAATTCGTTGATATTGCAGAGAACCTTGCCATTGAGAGGGCAAAGGACATCTTCGGTGCAGAACACGTGAACGTCCAGCCCCACTCCGGCTCAGGTGCAAACATGTCCGTCTACTTCTCCGTGCTCAAGCCAGGCGACAAGATCATGTCAATGGATCTTTCCCACGGTGGTCACCTCTCCCACGGAAGTCCTGTAAGCTTCTCCGGCCAGCTCTATGACATCGTACCATACGGTGTTTCAAAAGAGACCGAGGAGCTTGACTATGAGGCACTTATGGAGATGGCAAAGGAAGAGAAGCCACAGATGATCGTTGTAGGTGCTTCCGCATACTCCAGGATCATTGACTTCAAGGCATTCAGGGATATTGCAGATGAGGTCGGAGCATACCTGCTTGCAGATATCGCACACATCGCAGGTCTCGTAGCTGCCGGTGTTCATCCAAACCCATTCCCATACGCTGACTTCGTGACCACAACCACACACAAGACCCTCCGCGGTCCAAGGGGTGGAATGGTTATGTGCAAGGAAGAGTACGCAAAGGGAATCGACAAGTCCGTCTTCCCGGGAATCCAGGGCGGTCCGCTCATGCACATCATCGCTGCAAAGGCAGTTGCATTCAAGGAAGCACAGGGTGAGGCTTTCAAGAAGGACCAGGAACAGACCGTGAAGAATGCAAAGGCACTCTGTGCAGCACTCCAGGAGAGAGGCTTTGATATCGTCTCCGAGGGTACAGACAATCACCTGATGCTCCTCAACCTCAACAAGTATGACATCACCGGAAAGGATGCAGAGGTCGTCATGAGCAAGGCAGGTATCGTCATCAACAAGAACACCATCCCATTCGAGACCAGAGGCCCATTCATCACCAGCGGACTTAGGGCAGGAACCCCTGCTTCAACAACCCGTGGTATGAAGGAAGCTGAGATGGTAGAGATCGCTGACTTCTTCGAGACCATCCTCAACAACAAGGATGACGACAAGGTCCTTGAGGCAGTCAATGCAGATGTACAGGAACTCTGCAGCCGCTTCCCTATCTACGAGCACTTGAAATAA
- a CDS encoding bifunctional methylenetetrahydrofolate dehydrogenase/methenyltetrahydrofolate cyclohydrolase — translation MSDEDQNKVIDGRAVAKKVEAEVKAGVEELKSEKGITPGLATILVGDDPASKMYVRLKHKACDRVGIYAEDHPLPESTTQEELLDLIKTLNAREDIHGILLQLPLPGQLNEQEAMNAIDPAKDADGFHPFNMGQLLIGIEELVPCTPKGVIRALEEYNIDIQGKHAVIVGHSNVVGKPMAAMLVNRNATVSVCHVFTEDTSKFTKEADILVVATGVKHLIKEDMVKEGAVIFDVGISEENGKVYGDVDFENVIKKAALVTPVPGGVGPMTISILMQHVLMAAQKTA, via the coding sequence ATGTCTGACGAGGACCAGAACAAGGTCATTGATGGAAGAGCTGTTGCAAAGAAAGTGGAAGCCGAGGTTAAGGCCGGAGTCGAAGAGCTCAAGAGCGAAAAAGGAATCACTCCGGGACTTGCTACCATTCTTGTAGGCGATGACCCTGCATCAAAGATGTATGTGAGGTTAAAACACAAAGCTTGTGACCGTGTAGGCATTTATGCAGAAGACCACCCCCTTCCTGAGTCCACGACCCAGGAAGAACTTCTTGACCTTATCAAAACATTGAACGCAAGGGAGGATATCCATGGTATTCTCCTGCAGCTCCCACTCCCAGGACAGCTCAATGAGCAGGAAGCAATGAACGCCATTGATCCTGCAAAGGATGCAGACGGTTTCCACCCTTTCAACATGGGCCAGCTTCTCATCGGTATTGAGGAACTTGTGCCATGCACTCCAAAGGGTGTCATCCGTGCACTTGAGGAATACAACATTGACATACAGGGCAAACATGCAGTGATCGTGGGTCACAGCAATGTGGTAGGAAAGCCAATGGCTGCAATGCTTGTGAACAGGAACGCCACTGTTTCTGTCTGCCATGTATTTACTGAGGACACCTCAAAGTTCACAAAGGAAGCAGACATCCTCGTGGTCGCCACAGGTGTGAAGCATCTCATCAAGGAGGACATGGTAAAGGAAGGCGCTGTGATCTTTGATGTTGGTATCTCCGAAGAGAACGGTAAGGTCTACGGAGACGTTGACTTTGAGAACGTCATTAAGAAAGCTGCTCTGGTAACCCCGGTTCCGGGCGGAGTCGGTCCTATGACCATTTCCATACTCATGCAGCATGTTCTGATGGCAGCACAGAAGACTGCTTAA